In Streptomyces nojiriensis, one genomic interval encodes:
- a CDS encoding AIPR family protein, giving the protein MAEHDVHEYSRALVTDIQALADAEGGSIPNTFTQHVLEILEEAGVVTDAALAYHSSRGLEIYGYGMPEDGSSLDLYTTDFNLTPSSSKLTKAESDRLFRRLFAFLGKHGSIRPNQEDNTDVHDMCVGVEKALSSVPKIRLFLLSNRVSTTSAPEPSEFEGIPVTHELWDLARLHRHETSGSIGEPIKVAFERPLPCLAAHSDEPNYSVVLAVIPGRQLAELYKEHRTRLLELNVRSFLQTRGTVNKGIRDTLLKAPGQFLAYNNGVTATASDVDFETDEAGRPIAIRSMTGLQIVNGGQTTASLHHVLTRDKRDLDGVHVQMKLTIVDPAHLSEIVPRISQYSNTQNKVTLVDFSSNHEFHVAFERVSRSLWAPATDGSGQETRWFYERARGQYTDKSAEYETRAAQRKFKLITPTRQRFSKSDLATFVHSWEQLPHWVSRGAQKNFAHFMERIEKSDPVVDVQYCKRAIATSLLFQAADRIARTHSAGSHKRLITTYTVARLSLEAKKRIDLDRIWNEQGTTDALNSALDELCPLIMETVISGDRHVSEWAKKPDCWDEVSRIPWTLPAALASELTADPFEIGSPESTESDEAEAAVEDIPSEEWQALADWAREGRVLRSVDRQLADRVAQRLSQGRRVVGAQARQAIEVYEDALRQGFHPVPTDVDHETA; this is encoded by the coding sequence AGATCTACGGCTACGGCATGCCTGAGGACGGCTCCAGCCTCGACCTCTACACGACGGACTTCAACCTGACGCCGTCGAGCAGCAAGCTGACCAAGGCCGAGTCCGACAGACTCTTCCGCCGGCTGTTCGCGTTCCTGGGAAAGCACGGGTCAATCCGCCCCAACCAGGAGGACAACACCGACGTGCACGACATGTGCGTCGGTGTGGAGAAGGCGTTGTCGAGCGTTCCGAAGATCCGCCTCTTCCTCCTCAGCAACCGGGTCAGTACGACGAGCGCCCCGGAGCCCTCGGAGTTCGAGGGGATCCCCGTTACCCACGAGCTCTGGGATCTCGCGCGTCTCCACAGGCACGAGACATCCGGGAGTATCGGCGAGCCCATCAAGGTGGCTTTCGAGCGTCCCCTTCCCTGCCTGGCAGCTCACAGCGACGAGCCAAACTACTCGGTCGTCCTGGCAGTGATTCCCGGTCGGCAGCTGGCCGAGCTGTACAAGGAGCACCGGACCCGTCTGCTCGAACTGAACGTTCGGTCCTTCCTGCAGACCCGCGGCACTGTAAACAAGGGCATCCGCGACACCCTTCTGAAAGCCCCGGGCCAGTTCCTCGCCTACAACAACGGTGTGACCGCCACCGCCTCGGACGTGGACTTCGAGACCGACGAGGCTGGCCGGCCCATCGCCATCAGGAGCATGACCGGCCTCCAAATCGTCAATGGCGGCCAGACCACCGCCTCACTGCATCACGTCCTGACCCGTGACAAGCGGGACTTGGATGGGGTCCACGTGCAGATGAAGCTCACGATCGTCGATCCCGCCCACCTTTCCGAGATCGTTCCGAGGATCTCCCAGTACTCCAACACCCAGAACAAGGTGACGTTGGTCGACTTCAGCTCGAACCACGAGTTCCACGTCGCCTTCGAACGTGTCTCCCGCAGCCTGTGGGCCCCCGCAACCGACGGCAGCGGCCAGGAGACGCGATGGTTCTACGAGCGGGCACGGGGCCAGTACACCGACAAGTCCGCGGAGTACGAGACGCGCGCCGCCCAGCGCAAGTTCAAGCTGATTACGCCGACGCGACAGAGATTCAGCAAGTCCGACCTGGCCACCTTCGTGCACTCCTGGGAACAGCTCCCGCACTGGGTGAGCCGCGGCGCCCAGAAGAACTTCGCCCACTTCATGGAGCGGATCGAGAAGTCCGATCCCGTCGTGGACGTGCAGTACTGCAAGCGCGCCATCGCCACCTCCCTCCTTTTCCAGGCTGCCGACCGGATCGCCCGTACACACTCGGCTGGTAGCCACAAACGGCTGATCACGACCTACACGGTCGCCCGGCTCTCGCTTGAGGCCAAGAAGCGGATCGACCTCGACAGGATCTGGAACGAACAGGGCACAACAGACGCCCTGAACAGCGCCCTCGACGAACTCTGTCCCTTGATCATGGAAACGGTGATCTCCGGCGACCGGCACGTGTCGGAGTGGGCGAAGAAGCCTGACTGCTGGGACGAGGTTTCCCGCATCCCGTGGACGCTGCCCGCCGCGCTGGCCAGCGAGCTTACAGCTGATCCCTTCGAGATCGGCTCGCCCGAGAGCACCGAGTCGGACGAGGCAGAAGCCGCCGTCGAGGACATCCCCAGCGAGGAGTGGCAAGCTCTCGCGGATTGGGCCCGCGAGGGCCGGGTCCTGCGCTCCGTGGACAGGCAGCTCGCCGACCGCGTCGCGCAGCGCCTATCCCAGGGGCGACGGGTGGTCGGGGCCCAGGCCAGGCAGGCGATAGAGGTTTACGAAGATGCCCTGCGGCAGGGGTTCCACCCTGTTCCCACCGACGTTGACCACGAGACGGCGTGA
- a CDS encoding DNA cytosine methyltransferase, with product MAKEKGAKSTYGVPLERSDYLKLDKHKYHCEPEEFGEWVRSGYGKGKRLAVDLFSGAGGLSLGLERAGWTTAAAVDFDERARETHAVNFPGMSLCVDLGDDGQRGEFVQRILDSGAEIDIVAGGPPCQPFSRAGRSKIRHLVDNHNRDPHDLRKELWRAYVDVVEQLLPRTVLMENVPDMGLGDDFSVIRIIEAKLESLGYATQVRLVDAWNYRVPQHRKRLILLARRDGGGFTWDKPKKQTTLRDAIGDLPPINPKPLDPVGSRLLDYDEKQEPKPSPFAKEMRKRADRGVIHDHMTRRVRADDFKIFTIMDSKTLYSELDEKLGDDEKEFQRYDAEQFTDKYKKLDWNELSRTITAHIAKDGYWYIHPEEPRTLTVREAARIQTFPDRFRFAGTRSDAFRQIGNAVPPLLGEAAARVLLPQDAPVGHEATDKWPEVREELTRWAKEQRAGKQWYQFPNGRKMKPLGALVMAVLSGGKLHPSQLANVMNGVAGHRELTRDVYLALVNAAPTAAARKRLEDRLGPVVDKAEVWVDADSILDHSKMMGLKPAELALFRLLAGDDIMLVNQGALRVAARLQQNQSHLTNRLTEGRLNLIKLLGAGRDAPVRMAAIRFVGENLCRDKQPVCGSCPLSDYCPTRPQEDEGAAATFDAVLTAD from the coding sequence GTGGCGAAGGAGAAGGGGGCGAAAAGTACGTATGGCGTGCCCCTGGAGCGGAGCGACTACCTCAAGCTGGACAAGCATAAATACCACTGTGAGCCGGAAGAATTCGGGGAATGGGTCCGGTCTGGTTACGGGAAAGGCAAGCGTCTCGCTGTTGACCTTTTCTCGGGTGCCGGCGGTCTGAGTCTCGGCCTTGAACGAGCCGGATGGACCACCGCTGCGGCCGTGGACTTCGACGAGCGGGCACGCGAGACTCATGCGGTGAACTTCCCCGGAATGAGCCTTTGTGTCGACCTCGGGGACGACGGGCAGCGAGGCGAGTTCGTCCAGCGAATTCTTGACTCCGGGGCAGAGATCGACATCGTGGCGGGAGGCCCTCCCTGTCAGCCCTTCAGTCGTGCCGGGCGTAGCAAGATTCGACACTTGGTCGACAATCACAACCGTGACCCGCATGATCTTCGCAAGGAACTGTGGCGCGCCTATGTCGACGTAGTGGAGCAGCTCCTTCCTCGTACCGTCCTCATGGAGAACGTCCCCGACATGGGCCTCGGTGACGATTTCAGCGTGATCCGCATCATCGAGGCAAAGCTGGAGAGCCTTGGGTATGCGACCCAGGTTCGTCTCGTCGATGCGTGGAACTATCGCGTGCCGCAGCACAGGAAGCGCCTGATCCTGCTCGCGCGGAGGGACGGTGGCGGCTTCACGTGGGATAAGCCGAAGAAGCAGACCACCCTTCGGGATGCCATTGGAGACCTTCCTCCGATCAACCCGAAGCCTTTGGACCCGGTGGGCTCCCGACTTCTCGACTACGACGAGAAGCAGGAGCCGAAACCTTCACCATTCGCCAAGGAGATGCGCAAGAGGGCAGATAGGGGCGTAATCCATGATCACATGACGCGGCGGGTTCGAGCCGACGACTTCAAGATCTTCACCATCATGGATTCCAAGACCCTCTACTCCGAGCTGGATGAGAAGCTGGGAGACGACGAGAAGGAATTCCAGAGGTACGACGCTGAGCAGTTCACGGACAAGTACAAGAAGCTCGACTGGAACGAGTTGAGCCGTACAATCACTGCGCACATCGCCAAGGACGGTTACTGGTACATCCATCCTGAAGAGCCGCGAACGCTTACCGTACGTGAAGCCGCGAGAATCCAGACCTTCCCGGACCGCTTTCGGTTCGCAGGCACGCGGAGCGACGCCTTCCGGCAGATTGGCAACGCGGTTCCCCCGCTGTTGGGTGAAGCTGCAGCCCGGGTTCTCCTGCCGCAAGATGCACCCGTCGGACACGAGGCCACGGACAAGTGGCCGGAGGTACGTGAGGAGCTGACTCGCTGGGCCAAGGAGCAGCGCGCTGGTAAGCAGTGGTACCAGTTCCCCAACGGCCGGAAGATGAAGCCGCTCGGGGCTCTCGTCATGGCGGTGCTCTCGGGAGGCAAGCTGCATCCGAGCCAGCTCGCCAACGTGATGAACGGTGTTGCCGGACACAGGGAACTGACCCGGGACGTTTACCTCGCCCTCGTGAACGCGGCACCGACAGCCGCCGCCCGCAAGCGTTTGGAAGACCGACTCGGTCCGGTTGTCGACAAGGCCGAGGTCTGGGTAGACGCGGATTCGATCCTTGATCACAGCAAGATGATGGGACTCAAGCCAGCTGAGCTCGCGCTGTTCAGGCTGCTGGCTGGCGACGACATCATGCTGGTCAACCAGGGTGCGTTGCGGGTGGCTGCGAGGTTGCAGCAGAACCAATCACACCTGACCAACCGACTGACCGAGGGGCGACTTAACCTCATAAAGCTTCTCGGCGCTGGCCGTGATGCACCGGTGCGCATGGCCGCCATCAGGTTCGTTGGCGAGAACCTGTGCCGGGACAAGCAGCCCGTTTGTGGAAGCTGTCCGCTGAGTGACTACTGCCCAACCCGTCCACAGGAGGACGAGGGAGCCGCAGCCACCTTCGATGCTGTGCTAACCGCAGACTGA
- a CDS encoding erythromycin esterase family protein, with the protein MPDDIARWLNEHANPLSTLTPGAPVEDLKPLGEALRGTRIVGLGESTHGTGEFFRLKHRIVEFLVREEGFATLAMEASQSAARALDAYVRYGTGSPERLVARLGFWTWRTREMVDLVEWLRAHNRDLPEERRTRFVGTDPQLCADSVDAVAAFLRRTAPDQAGRVGALDILARARPGSLPDPDKALMRRAEEIARLVADHVEQSGPGDDAAEALEHARILVRAADLVTLPLAAPAGEDGVYAARDRYMAEAVARLVDDDPEARVMVWAHNGHIAKGTYGDQVPALGSRLRERYGDAYYALALLFGKGSFLARRGDDLQGPPVRHRIGTGFRSLEARLADAVPGDYYVDLRAAASPAGAAPWLHAPHAQRSFGANVQRFFYRLNTAPLVPAADYDGIAFTARSTCSHLLPPTEG; encoded by the coding sequence GTGCCCGACGACATCGCCCGGTGGCTGAACGAGCACGCCAACCCCTTGAGCACCCTGACCCCCGGCGCGCCCGTGGAGGACCTCAAGCCCCTGGGCGAGGCCCTGCGCGGGACACGGATCGTCGGTTTGGGGGAATCCACCCACGGCACGGGCGAGTTCTTCCGGCTGAAGCACCGCATCGTGGAGTTCCTGGTCCGTGAGGAGGGGTTCGCCACCCTCGCCATGGAGGCCAGCCAATCCGCCGCCCGCGCGCTCGACGCGTACGTCCGGTACGGCACGGGCTCCCCCGAACGGCTCGTCGCCCGGCTGGGCTTCTGGACCTGGCGCACCCGCGAGATGGTCGACCTCGTCGAGTGGCTGCGCGCCCACAACCGCGACCTGCCCGAAGAGCGCCGTACCCGCTTCGTGGGAACGGACCCCCAGCTCTGCGCGGACTCGGTCGACGCCGTCGCCGCCTTTCTGCGCCGGACGGCGCCCGATCAGGCCGGGCGCGTCGGCGCCTTGGACATACTGGCCCGGGCCCGCCCGGGCTCGCTTCCGGACCCGGACAAGGCCCTGATGCGGCGCGCCGAGGAGATCGCCCGCCTCGTCGCGGACCACGTCGAGCAGTCGGGTCCCGGCGACGACGCCGCCGAGGCTCTGGAACACGCGCGGATCCTGGTCCGCGCCGCCGACCTGGTGACCCTGCCCTTGGCGGCCCCGGCCGGCGAGGACGGCGTGTACGCCGCGCGTGACCGCTACATGGCCGAGGCCGTCGCACGGCTCGTGGACGACGACCCCGAGGCGCGCGTCATGGTCTGGGCACACAACGGGCACATCGCCAAGGGCACGTACGGGGACCAGGTGCCGGCCCTCGGCAGCAGGCTCCGCGAGCGGTACGGCGACGCCTATTACGCGCTGGCCCTCCTCTTCGGCAAGGGCTCCTTCCTGGCCCGCCGCGGCGACGATCTCCAGGGCCCGCCGGTGCGCCACCGCATCGGCACCGGCTTCCGCTCCCTGGAGGCCCGGCTCGCGGACGCCGTACCCGGCGACTACTACGTGGACCTCCGTGCCGCGGCATCACCCGCCGGCGCCGCACCCTGGCTGCACGCCCCGCACGCACAGCGCAGCTTCGGCGCCAACGTCCAGCGGTTCTTCTACCGTTTGAACACGGCCCCGCTCGTCCCGGCCGCGGACTACGACGGCATCGCGTTCACAGCCCGCTCGACCTGCTCCCACCTGCTGCCCCCGACAGAGGGCTGA
- a CDS encoding HEAT repeat domain-containing protein: protein MTTQADKPFRDAVRRADVSWLAGRLDARICEPAVFERLIRHDDPRLRHLGLVLLAERVTSGRPADEQEMAELAGLLPVSVEGPPETALVLARLHERLEPHRQGLRRPSWRTAGLPATVQIAWLRAELLNEPAAIRKEPPGELLYQAVRGLTVTCAHRPEQLVNELVGSGDPVLQAAALRLARQGLHAGLLAPALVREYVINLLGVDSADVVTAVLGELTRPWAALDPLPPGRLSPFLAPESVIARPQVADAAITAASHHGHRGLLWQVVDDEELPPGLRRRAMELLGDLADRGDIGALTAVAARDPLLFGGPAVTCLRGLHRRGHFPDDPHVPSVIGLALADHTIAPHEVATILFTSRQAMFRVLVDADAGDPSWPRRLALLVALAGQGAGELPIGDAITRVLPSAPEPGPFLDAIRALRHEDAEDAVIALLPSAPAAALDALEAIGGHRTTTALREGLGLATPQSGGVIAPHLRAVRHRALEILWHLTHDPAERRAVLVRLDPADLPARIARDLGGPDERELALLSSHLDPDEPVAALCRLAAHGGVGTLPVIADLLLRVVAGLAASWEPGGAAPGAGSGQSAGEPVVPQEIVDAVHGLGRRLHERGRIRPSCMLDAATATEAGHALVATMGLDLLERPGLSSGEQAILLELLLRAPCVRTRARVHHLLRHRDRHVRKHVIALLARDATGDDAQALSATLIALTAAQDVQTVRQALLALGHARARWASAAIAACLGHPNMNVKKTAAGVLARAGTPTAVPALLRWLGRHDNPGLRGALVEALRAILGDAYPATVLAAAERTEDGRARELLLEGLDRTLSARSVLALDDQASRVAPTLLALVAAGRVGLASGTVEELSTALAAHGITPPAAPRPAADTGADLDVRSLLAEGWNPSVALRLAERPEQPHPAQLRALRPLLADWLRLAGSEPAVRDRVLRLTLRLCPAPWTTGELTAFARSTGVLLDGLAEASAEDRHDLVAVLEAVAPTLPAALRPAVADAVRALPSVPGSRSVLTLLRGLGAVPVRADLEQALAAARLGADPWQAETAVLREAFAAPHTSPAGAGAGAGAEAWRAALDAAVRTPNSLEQVRLLRLLRRRRDGIPGSRDRLSALIDAYAAAGPETRAALVDWMTDIQPLDAPPWTIAETTHAPAPRPRTVHIDDLDQPRSTALLERLLAMLQAPAPDHRHTAALTLLEWPEPEVRRAVLRAFLQGRIDVPVGVDLARALNTIGGTELRADGILHDRVARVASRLDPGDLEPLVPLLLEWWEHDPPAGSSAAGQALRRVPSDVLAEHLGDRLDAGAWGFLDLLRGRPLLRTPALTQTCRRLRADGRDDLADGLLLVEGPLRGPDAVGQDAAALAALRDRDRASAASPGASRPPSRQELLDQAREGDLVRVRRALARLAEGHSGPEPDQDPRLRELIEELLHHPKPKVRLHAHRTSRAMLDWRTYLHHTSILLDDPQPDLVRTAIRILCHANWTPAIPAVTGMLEHPHPVVRRTAAKGLIDMGTSATPALRHAAVHARPDRRSRYTEVLEQITPRPDARPGVPGNP, encoded by the coding sequence ATGACGACGCAGGCGGACAAGCCCTTCCGTGACGCGGTGCGCCGGGCTGACGTCAGCTGGCTGGCCGGCCGTCTTGACGCGCGGATCTGCGAACCGGCCGTCTTCGAACGCCTCATCCGGCACGACGACCCCCGCCTTCGGCACCTGGGGCTGGTCCTCCTGGCCGAGCGCGTCACGTCGGGCCGGCCGGCCGACGAGCAGGAGATGGCCGAACTCGCGGGGCTGCTGCCGGTATCGGTGGAGGGACCGCCGGAGACGGCGCTCGTCCTGGCGCGGCTCCACGAACGTCTGGAGCCGCATCGCCAGGGGCTCCGCCGGCCTTCGTGGCGTACGGCCGGACTGCCGGCCACGGTGCAGATCGCCTGGCTGCGCGCCGAACTCCTCAACGAGCCGGCGGCGATCCGGAAGGAGCCTCCGGGGGAACTGCTGTACCAGGCCGTGCGGGGCCTGACCGTCACCTGCGCGCACCGGCCCGAGCAGCTCGTGAACGAGCTGGTGGGCAGCGGCGACCCGGTGCTGCAAGCCGCCGCGCTCCGGCTGGCCCGGCAGGGGCTGCACGCCGGCCTGCTGGCCCCGGCACTGGTGCGCGAGTACGTGATCAACCTGCTCGGTGTCGACAGCGCGGACGTCGTCACCGCCGTCCTGGGTGAACTCACCCGGCCGTGGGCGGCATTGGATCCCCTGCCGCCGGGACGCCTGTCTCCCTTCCTCGCCCCCGAATCGGTGATCGCACGGCCCCAGGTGGCCGATGCCGCGATCACGGCCGCCTCCCATCATGGGCACCGCGGCCTGCTGTGGCAGGTCGTCGACGACGAGGAGCTGCCGCCGGGTCTTCGCCGGCGCGCGATGGAACTGCTCGGTGACCTGGCGGACCGCGGCGACATCGGCGCGTTGACGGCCGTCGCCGCGCGGGACCCCTTGCTGTTCGGCGGGCCGGCGGTGACCTGCCTGCGCGGACTCCACCGGCGCGGGCACTTCCCGGACGATCCGCACGTCCCGTCCGTCATCGGCCTGGCGCTGGCCGATCACACGATCGCGCCCCACGAGGTCGCGACGATCCTGTTCACCTCCCGACAGGCGATGTTCCGTGTACTGGTGGACGCGGACGCCGGCGATCCGAGCTGGCCGCGGCGGCTCGCGCTGCTGGTCGCCCTCGCCGGACAGGGGGCGGGGGAGCTGCCGATCGGGGACGCGATCACACGGGTTCTTCCTTCGGCTCCCGAGCCGGGCCCGTTTCTCGACGCGATCCGTGCGTTGCGCCACGAGGATGCCGAAGACGCCGTGATCGCTCTCCTGCCGTCCGCTCCCGCAGCGGCCCTGGACGCTCTGGAGGCCATCGGCGGGCACCGGACGACGACAGCGCTGAGGGAAGGACTCGGACTCGCCACGCCGCAGAGCGGGGGCGTGATCGCGCCGCACCTCCGCGCGGTGCGGCACCGGGCCCTCGAGATCCTGTGGCATCTGACCCACGATCCGGCAGAGCGGCGTGCCGTCCTCGTCCGCCTTGATCCCGCGGATCTGCCGGCTCGTATCGCGAGGGATCTCGGCGGCCCGGACGAGCGGGAGCTGGCCCTCCTGAGTTCCCATCTGGACCCGGACGAACCGGTGGCGGCACTGTGCAGACTCGCCGCCCACGGCGGCGTCGGCACGCTGCCGGTCATCGCGGACCTGCTCCTGCGTGTCGTCGCCGGGCTGGCGGCGTCCTGGGAACCGGGCGGAGCCGCCCCGGGAGCCGGAAGCGGACAGTCGGCCGGGGAGCCCGTGGTACCCCAGGAGATCGTGGACGCCGTACACGGCCTGGGCCGTCGTCTCCACGAGCGGGGACGGATCAGGCCGTCCTGCATGCTCGATGCGGCGACCGCGACCGAGGCCGGACACGCACTCGTCGCGACCATGGGGCTGGATCTGCTGGAGCGGCCGGGACTGTCGAGCGGCGAGCAGGCGATCCTGCTCGAACTCCTGCTCCGAGCCCCCTGCGTACGCACCCGCGCGCGGGTCCACCACCTGCTGCGGCACCGCGACCGGCACGTGCGCAAGCATGTGATCGCATTGCTGGCCCGCGACGCCACCGGGGACGACGCGCAGGCGCTGTCGGCGACCTTGATCGCGCTGACCGCCGCCCAGGACGTCCAGACCGTCCGGCAGGCGCTGCTCGCCCTCGGTCACGCGCGGGCCCGCTGGGCATCCGCCGCGATCGCCGCGTGTCTCGGCCATCCGAACATGAACGTCAAGAAGACCGCCGCCGGGGTTCTGGCCCGCGCGGGCACGCCCACGGCGGTACCGGCACTGCTCCGGTGGCTCGGGCGGCACGACAATCCAGGCCTGCGCGGTGCGCTCGTCGAGGCGTTGCGCGCCATCCTCGGCGACGCGTACCCGGCCACCGTCCTCGCCGCCGCCGAACGCACCGAAGACGGCCGCGCCCGCGAACTGCTGCTGGAGGGCCTCGACCGCACCCTGTCGGCGCGTTCGGTCCTCGCCCTGGACGACCAGGCATCACGGGTCGCACCGACCCTGCTCGCCCTGGTGGCGGCCGGCCGGGTCGGCCTCGCTTCCGGGACGGTCGAGGAGCTGTCGACGGCCCTGGCCGCGCACGGGATCACCCCGCCCGCCGCGCCGCGTCCGGCGGCGGACACCGGAGCAGACCTCGACGTCAGGTCACTGCTGGCCGAGGGCTGGAATCCGTCGGTCGCGCTGCGCCTCGCCGAACGCCCCGAGCAGCCGCACCCCGCGCAACTACGGGCGCTGCGGCCGCTGCTGGCGGACTGGCTCCGCCTGGCCGGTTCCGAACCCGCCGTCCGGGACCGCGTACTGCGGCTCACCCTCCGGCTCTGCCCCGCACCGTGGACGACCGGGGAACTGACGGCCTTCGCCCGGTCCACCGGGGTCCTGCTCGACGGGCTCGCCGAGGCCTCGGCGGAAGACCGGCACGACCTCGTCGCGGTGCTCGAAGCGGTCGCGCCGACGCTGCCGGCGGCTCTGAGGCCGGCCGTCGCCGACGCCGTACGCGCACTGCCCTCCGTACCCGGGAGCAGGTCCGTACTGACGCTGCTCCGCGGCCTCGGCGCGGTGCCGGTCCGCGCCGACCTCGAGCAGGCACTCGCTGCGGCCCGGCTGGGCGCCGACCCGTGGCAGGCCGAAACCGCCGTACTGCGGGAGGCGTTCGCCGCCCCGCACACTTCGCCGGCCGGGGCCGGGGCCGGGGCCGGGGCCGAGGCGTGGCGAGCCGCGCTGGATGCCGCGGTGCGCACGCCGAACTCCCTGGAGCAGGTCCGTCTGCTCCGCCTTCTGCGCCGCCGGCGCGACGGCATCCCGGGCTCCCGGGACCGACTGAGCGCGCTGATCGACGCCTACGCCGCGGCCGGCCCCGAGACGCGCGCCGCGCTCGTCGACTGGATGACGGACATCCAGCCGCTCGACGCACCACCCTGGACCATCGCCGAGACCACCCACGCACCCGCGCCGCGACCGCGGACCGTGCACATCGACGACCTCGACCAGCCCCGTTCCACCGCGCTGCTGGAGCGCCTGCTGGCCATGCTGCAGGCACCCGCTCCGGACCACCGGCACACCGCGGCCCTGACGCTCCTGGAGTGGCCCGAGCCCGAGGTGCGGCGTGCCGTGCTCCGCGCATTCCTGCAGGGCCGCATCGACGTACCCGTCGGTGTCGACTTGGCCCGCGCACTGAACACCATCGGCGGGACGGAACTCCGCGCGGACGGCATCCTGCACGACAGGGTCGCTCGCGTGGCGAGCCGGCTCGACCCGGGCGACCTGGAACCGCTGGTCCCGCTCCTGCTGGAATGGTGGGAGCACGACCCGCCGGCCGGCAGCTCCGCTGCCGGGCAGGCGCTGCGCCGGGTCCCCTCCGACGTGCTGGCGGAGCACCTCGGCGACCGGCTCGACGCCGGCGCCTGGGGATTCCTCGACCTGCTCCGCGGGCGTCCCCTGCTGCGCACCCCCGCGCTGACGCAGACCTGTCGGCGGCTGCGCGCCGACGGACGCGACGACCTCGCGGACGGACTGCTCCTCGTCGAGGGTCCGCTGCGCGGCCCGGACGCGGTGGGGCAGGACGCCGCCGCGCTGGCAGCGCTCCGTGACCGTGACCGTGCGTCGGCCGCGTCGCCGGGGGCATCACGACCACCGTCCCGGCAGGAGCTGTTGGACCAGGCCCGTGAAGGCGACCTGGTGCGGGTGCGCCGAGCACTCGCGCGACTGGCCGAAGGGCACAGCGGCCCCGAACCGGACCAGGACCCCCGTCTGCGGGAGCTGATCGAAGAGCTGCTGCACCATCCCAAGCCCAAGGTCCGCCTGCACGCGCACCGGACCTCACGGGCCATGCTGGACTGGCGGACCTACCTGCACCACACGTCGATCCTGCTGGACGACCCCCAACCGGACCTGGTGCGCACGGCGATCCGGATCCTCTGCCACGCGAACTGGACACCCGCGATACCCGCCGTGACCGGAATGCTGGAGCACCCCCATCCCGTCGTCCGCAGGACTGCGGCCAAGGGGCTCATCGACATGGGCACGTCGGCGACCCCCGCCCTCAGGCATGCCGCCGTCCACGCCCGCCCCGACCGACGGTCCCGCTATACGGAGGTCCTCGAACAGATCACGCCCCGTCCGGACGCCCGGCCAGGGGTCCCCGGCAATCCGTGA